GGTTTGCCAGAAGTGGCTCCCTTCGACAGCATCATCGTCGCGGCTGCCGGAATTGCGATTCCGCCGGCCTTGCTGGCGCAGCTGGCGCCGGGTGGTCGCATGATCCTGCCGATTGGCGCCGGTGAGCAGTATCTGAGCCTGATCGAGCGAACTGCACAAGGCCTGGTTGAGACCCGTCTTGATGCAGTTCGTTTTGTTCCCCTGCTTTCTGGAATGCAATGAGCGCAAAGCCCAATTTTTCTTTCGCCGTTCCGCTCATGGTCGCCTCGACCCTGATCTTGACTGCTTGCATGTCGCAGCCGCCGGCACCCGCCGAGGAGCGCAGCGCTCCGGTGCGGAATGCAGGAAGCAGCGCCCTGCCGGCCTCTGCGGCGGGGGGCGGCTATCTGGTCAAGCGTGGTGATACTCTGTACCGGATCGCCCTTGAGCATGGGCTGGACTATCGCGAGTTGGCGGCGTGGAACGGGATTGCGCCGCCTTACACGATCCGCGAGGGGCAGTCGCTGCGGGTGAGCGCAAACCCGGGGGGGGGCGGTGGCGAGGCACCGGTTCAGGCCAAGCCGGTCGGTGCGGCGCCGCTGGTCGAGACCCGTCCGCTCGAGCCTCAGCCGGTGGCTGCTGCTGCGGCTCCTGTTGCCGCTGCGGCAGTTGGCGGTGGCGTCAAGCGCGAACCGCGGGCCGGAAAAGAGCCTTATTCCGATGAGGCTTATGCCCGGCTCAACCGCTTGCCGGAGACCCCAAAGGTGCCGGAGCCGGCCAAACCGGTTGATGTGGTTCCCTCTCCTGCTGCTGCGGTTGCTGGTGGCGCACCGGCTGCCGCAGTTGCCGCCGATGAGCTGGTCTGGGCCTGGCCGACGGCGGCTAAGCTCAGTTCCCCGTTCTCCGAGGTGGGCAGCAAGGGGCTCGATTTTGCCGGCAAGGCGGGCGACCCAGTGCTTGCCGCTGCCGACGGCAAGGTGGTTTATGCCGGGGCAGGCTTGCGCGGCTATGGCGAATTGGTTATCGTCAAACACAATGCGACTTTCCTGTCGGCCTATGCCCACAACCGCAAGATTCTGGTGCGCGAGGGGCAGCAGGTAACCCGCGGGCAGAAAATTGCCGAAATGGGGAATAC
This genomic window from Dechloromonas sp. ZY10 contains:
- a CDS encoding peptidoglycan DD-metalloendopeptidase family protein, translated to MSQPPAPAEERSAPVRNAGSSALPASAAGGGYLVKRGDTLYRIALEHGLDYRELAAWNGIAPPYTIREGQSLRVSANPGGGGGEAPVQAKPVGAAPLVETRPLEPQPVAAAAAPVAAAAVGGGVKREPRAGKEPYSDEAYARLNRLPETPKVPEPAKPVDVVPSPAAAVAGGAPAAAVAADELVWAWPTAAKLSSPFSEVGSKGLDFAGKAGDPVLAAADGKVVYAGAGLRGYGELVIVKHNATFLSAYAHNRKILVREGQQVTRGQKIAEMGNTDADSVKLHFEIRKQGKPVDPAQFLPKR